One part of the Archangium lipolyticum genome encodes these proteins:
- a CDS encoding anti-sigma factor family protein, whose product MTTTLPSDCGDFEVSLEMELQDALPPERARALAAHLGTCEACRAFAAEARRSQALLCGPAPVVPAESLVRRVRRVQSEDRWRLGSVVAGILATGGLLWWSTGSAVLGLGVAALVAVLVLPSSHLRGRRLAREVARAGNGHEELLAVYRRDLEARLRRWSRLRGLAFAFATFQLAAVVVGPPWPASLRPVVYLYLFGTAAVCLVRALHLSFRTLPMLRRELQELR is encoded by the coding sequence ATGACCACGACACTTCCTTCTGATTGTGGCGACTTCGAGGTCTCTCTCGAGATGGAGCTCCAGGATGCGCTGCCACCCGAGCGCGCCCGGGCGTTGGCGGCCCACCTGGGCACCTGTGAGGCGTGCCGGGCCTTCGCGGCGGAGGCCCGGCGCTCCCAGGCGCTGCTGTGTGGCCCAGCTCCCGTGGTGCCGGCCGAGTCGCTCGTGCGGCGGGTGCGCCGCGTTCAGTCCGAGGACCGCTGGCGCCTGGGCAGCGTGGTGGCGGGGATTCTCGCCACCGGAGGCCTGTTGTGGTGGAGCACGGGCAGCGCCGTCCTGGGGCTGGGGGTCGCCGCGCTGGTGGCCGTCCTCGTCCTGCCCTCGTCCCACCTGCGCGGACGGAGGCTCGCGCGGGAGGTGGCTCGCGCGGGCAATGGGCACGAGGAGTTGCTGGCCGTATACCGGCGCGACCTCGAGGCGCGGCTGCGGCGCTGGAGCCGGTTGCGCGGACTGGCCTTCGCCTTCGCCACCTTCCAGCTGGCGGCCGTGGTGGTGGGGCCCCCGTGGCCGGCGAGCCTGCGGCCCGTCGTGTACCTCTATCTCTTCGGCACCGCCGCGGTGTGCCTCGTGCGCGCACTGCACCTCAGCTTCCGCACGCTGCCGATGCTCCGGCGTGAGCTCCAGGAGCTGCGGTGA
- a CDS encoding RNA polymerase sigma factor: MRVSSTLSEGRERQLLEAWRRDEGPAREASFRELVAHFERPLLRLATHLTGSPVDAPDVVQEVLLALHRALPSFRGEARLSTFVYRITLRAAAQHRARRPRGLAAEDEEEVWRQLVDPGVLPDRRAAAREEMRRMLAAMGRLSLEHRGVLSLSAIEGLGPSRIAEVLGIPEGTVWSRLHLARRKLLAALQEPET, encoded by the coding sequence GTGAGGGTCTCCTCGACGCTCTCCGAGGGACGGGAGCGGCAACTGCTCGAGGCCTGGCGTCGCGACGAGGGCCCGGCCCGCGAGGCGAGCTTCCGCGAGCTGGTGGCCCACTTCGAGCGGCCCCTGCTGCGGCTGGCCACGCACCTGACGGGAAGCCCCGTGGACGCACCGGACGTCGTCCAGGAGGTGCTGCTGGCGCTGCACCGCGCGCTGCCTTCCTTCCGGGGCGAGGCGCGGTTGTCCACCTTCGTCTACCGCATCACCCTGCGCGCCGCCGCCCAGCACCGGGCCCGCCGGCCCCGGGGACTGGCCGCCGAAGACGAGGAGGAGGTGTGGCGCCAGCTGGTCGACCCGGGCGTGCTCCCGGACCGGCGGGCGGCGGCGCGCGAGGAGATGCGCCGGATGCTCGCCGCCATGGGCCGGCTGTCCCTGGAGCATCGCGGCGTCCTGTCCCTCTCCGCCATCGAGGGCCTGGGCCCCTCGCGCATCGCCGAGGTGCTCGGCATCCCCGAGGGCACCGTCTGGTCCCGGCTCCACCTGGCCCGCCGCAAGCTCCTGGCGGCGCTCCAGGAGCCGGAAACTTGA
- a CDS encoding sugar transferase produces MPPRVVLQRRASRTLLMHALRATVRVGLLLAADTAAFLVARTALHFLLNRQVLKPLDAATRWVVPALGPYGGWQMGAALLVGLLVAGAYRSGDDWRSPRRTLSGVMLAVGLVLWGDLWLRDIAPVLVHYLTAVTGLGACVLAARFGVDRFVTGLAHLFHSPVERVLLVGEPDEPFCQKVVGRLSRHGSMELAGWITVQSPAPGGTPREGVLGSLDDLWSILKDNPIDTVVLCGQIGDSQHKLLMEAVVSAGVRLLAVSRYDRLGWVRPAPISYRSVSFMELTVPSLRAQQMWIKRMVDLTAAGLGLLVISPLLTLIAIAIKLDSRGPVFFAQERVGLGGRTFRMMKFRTMRVGADAEKAQLAHLNTSGDARLFKIPNDPRVTRVGVFLRKWSLDELPQLFNVLRGDMSLVGPRPFFEKDLATYHEHHFGRLGALPGITGLWQVSGRSSITDFEEVVRLDCEYIHRWSLWLDIEILLKTLPAVLRRTGAY; encoded by the coding sequence ATGCCTCCCCGGGTCGTCCTGCAGCGCCGTGCTTCTCGCACCCTGCTGATGCATGCGCTACGTGCCACCGTGCGCGTGGGCTTGTTGCTGGCCGCGGACACCGCCGCCTTCCTCGTCGCCCGGACCGCCCTGCATTTCCTCCTCAACCGCCAGGTGCTCAAGCCGCTCGACGCGGCGACCCGCTGGGTCGTCCCCGCCCTGGGGCCCTACGGCGGATGGCAGATGGGCGCCGCCCTGCTGGTGGGTCTGCTGGTGGCGGGTGCCTACCGCTCGGGTGATGACTGGCGCTCACCCCGGCGCACCCTCAGCGGCGTCATGCTCGCCGTGGGCCTGGTGCTCTGGGGGGACCTCTGGTTGCGCGACATCGCCCCCGTGCTGGTGCACTACCTGACGGCGGTGACGGGCCTCGGAGCCTGTGTCCTGGCGGCCCGCTTCGGGGTGGACCGCTTCGTCACGGGGCTGGCCCACCTCTTCCACTCTCCCGTCGAGCGCGTGCTGCTGGTGGGAGAGCCGGACGAGCCCTTCTGCCAGAAGGTCGTCGGGCGCCTGTCCCGCCACGGCAGCATGGAGCTGGCCGGGTGGATCACCGTCCAATCGCCCGCCCCGGGCGGCACCCCGCGCGAGGGCGTGCTGGGCTCCCTGGATGACCTGTGGAGCATCCTCAAGGACAACCCCATCGACACCGTGGTGCTCTGCGGGCAGATCGGCGACTCCCAGCACAAGCTGCTCATGGAGGCCGTGGTGTCCGCTGGCGTCCGGCTGCTGGCCGTGTCCCGTTACGACCGGCTCGGCTGGGTGCGCCCCGCCCCCATCTCCTACCGCTCCGTGTCCTTCATGGAGCTGACGGTGCCCTCGCTGCGCGCGCAGCAGATGTGGATCAAACGGATGGTGGACCTGACGGCCGCCGGGCTGGGGCTGCTGGTCATCTCCCCCCTGCTGACGCTCATCGCCATCGCCATCAAGCTCGACTCGCGCGGGCCCGTCTTCTTCGCCCAGGAGCGGGTGGGGCTCGGGGGCCGGACCTTCCGCATGATGAAGTTCCGCACCATGCGGGTGGGCGCGGACGCGGAGAAGGCCCAGCTGGCCCACCTCAACACCAGCGGCGACGCGCGCCTGTTCAAGATTCCCAATGATCCGCGCGTCACCCGCGTGGGTGTCTTCCTGCGCAAGTGGAGCCTGGACGAGCTGCCCCAGCTCTTCAACGTGCTGCGCGGGGACATGTCGCTGGTGGGGCCCCGGCCCTTCTTCGAGAAGGACCTGGCCACCTACCACGAGCACCACTTCGGCCGGCTGGGCGCCCTGCCCGGCATCACCGGCCTGTGGCAGGTCAGTGGCCGCAGCTCCATCACCGACTTCGAGGAGGTGGTCCGGCTCGACTGCGAGTACATCCACCGCTGGTCGCTCTGGCTGGACATCGAAATCCTCCTCAAGACGCTGCCGGCCGTGCTCCGGCGCACCGGCGCCTACTGA
- the deoD gene encoding purine-nucleoside phosphorylase, with protein MPTPHISAAAGDFADVVLMPGDPLRARYIAQRFLQDAREVTSVRNMYGYTGVARGRKVSVMGHGMGIPSISIYATELIQQYGSRVLIRVGSCGALRQDVKLREVIVALGAGTDSKVNRMRLQDHDFPAVADFALARQAVEAAEKRGKPVRVGSVFTSDLFYGPAGQTYEVHERMGMLAVEMEVAGLYGVAAEYGARALALLTVSDHLRTKEALSAEERQTTFDEMIELALDVAAAQ; from the coding sequence ATGCCTACTCCTCATATCTCCGCCGCGGCGGGAGACTTCGCCGACGTGGTGCTCATGCCCGGCGATCCACTGCGCGCCCGCTACATCGCCCAGCGCTTCCTCCAGGACGCGCGTGAAGTCACCTCCGTCCGCAACATGTATGGCTACACGGGCGTTGCCCGGGGCCGGAAGGTGTCCGTCATGGGCCATGGGATGGGGATTCCCTCCATCTCCATCTACGCCACCGAGCTCATCCAGCAGTACGGCTCGCGCGTGCTCATCCGCGTGGGCAGCTGCGGCGCGCTGCGCCAGGACGTGAAGCTGCGCGAGGTCATCGTCGCCCTGGGCGCGGGCACCGACTCCAAGGTGAACCGCATGCGCCTGCAGGACCACGACTTCCCCGCGGTGGCGGACTTCGCGCTGGCGCGGCAGGCGGTGGAGGCCGCCGAGAAGCGCGGCAAGCCGGTGCGCGTGGGCTCCGTCTTCACCTCGGACCTCTTCTACGGCCCCGCGGGGCAGACGTACGAGGTGCACGAGCGCATGGGCATGCTCGCGGTGGAGATGGAGGTGGCGGGCCTGTACGGCGTGGCGGCCGAGTACGGGGCCCGCGCGCTCGCGCTGCTCACCGTCTCGGACCACCTGCGCACCAAGGAGGCGCTGAGCGCCGAGGAGCGGCAGACCACGTTCGACGAGATGATCGAGCTCGCCCTGGACGTGGCCGCCGCTCAGTAG
- the pruA gene encoding L-glutamate gamma-semialdehyde dehydrogenase has translation MINANVRVPPPQNEPVLSHAPGTPERAELQATLKRMASEQIEIPIVIGGKRIKSSKTDTVRMPHRHSHVLATVHEADASHVEQAIQAALAAKDEWARMPFMERAAIFLRAAELLATKYRPILNASTMLGQSKTAHQAEIDAACEAIDFLRFNVHFAERLMSEQPVSSPQTWNMMDYRPLDGFVFAVAPFNFTSIALNLAMAPALMGNVVLFKPSTTAALSNWYNLELLREAGLPDGVINLLPGDGPTVGNPVMASPHLGGIHFTGSTPTFQGMWRTVGENIARYKQYPRLVGETGGKDFIFVHPSAADDLEAVATAIVRGGYEYQGQKCSAASRIYVPESLWPRLKPRLQEMIAELRMGDVSDFRNFMGAVIDEKSFKRTSSYIELAKQGGEASIVSGGETDRSEGWFVKPTLVQVTNPRHRLMMEEIFAPVVTLYVYPDAKFEETLRECDSCATYALTGAVFARDRKAISTAMSTLRHAAGNFYVNDKPTGAVVGQQPFGGSRASGTNDKAGSMLNLVRWTSPRTIKENFVPPTRVPYPFMNS, from the coding sequence GTGATCAACGCCAACGTCCGCGTTCCCCCGCCGCAGAACGAGCCCGTCCTTTCCCACGCGCCCGGCACGCCCGAGCGCGCCGAGCTGCAGGCCACGCTCAAGCGCATGGCCTCCGAGCAGATCGAGATTCCCATCGTCATCGGCGGCAAGCGCATCAAGTCCAGCAAGACGGACACGGTGCGGATGCCGCACAGGCACTCGCACGTGCTGGCCACGGTGCACGAGGCGGACGCGAGCCATGTGGAGCAGGCCATCCAGGCGGCGCTGGCGGCCAAGGACGAGTGGGCGCGGATGCCCTTCATGGAGCGGGCGGCCATCTTCCTGCGCGCCGCGGAGCTGCTGGCCACGAAGTACCGCCCCATCCTGAACGCCTCCACCATGCTGGGCCAGTCGAAGACGGCGCACCAGGCGGAGATCGACGCGGCGTGCGAGGCCATCGACTTCCTGCGCTTCAACGTGCACTTCGCCGAGCGGCTCATGTCGGAGCAGCCGGTGAGCTCGCCGCAGACGTGGAACATGATGGACTACCGTCCGCTGGACGGGTTCGTGTTCGCGGTGGCGCCGTTCAACTTCACCTCCATCGCGCTGAACCTGGCCATGGCGCCGGCCCTCATGGGCAACGTGGTGCTCTTCAAGCCGTCGACCACGGCGGCGCTGAGCAACTGGTACAACCTGGAGCTGCTGCGCGAGGCGGGCCTGCCCGACGGCGTCATCAACCTGCTGCCGGGAGACGGCCCCACGGTGGGCAACCCCGTGATGGCCAGCCCGCACCTGGGCGGCATCCACTTCACGGGCTCCACGCCCACGTTCCAGGGCATGTGGCGCACGGTGGGTGAGAACATCGCCCGCTACAAGCAGTACCCGCGGCTGGTGGGCGAGACGGGCGGCAAGGACTTCATCTTCGTGCACCCCTCGGCGGCGGACGACCTGGAGGCGGTGGCCACGGCCATCGTGCGCGGCGGCTACGAGTACCAGGGCCAGAAGTGCTCGGCGGCCTCGCGCATCTACGTGCCCGAGTCCCTGTGGCCCAGGCTCAAGCCGCGCCTGCAGGAGATGATCGCCGAGCTGCGCATGGGCGACGTCAGCGACTTCCGCAACTTCATGGGCGCGGTCATCGACGAGAAGTCCTTCAAGCGGACGTCCTCGTACATCGAGCTGGCGAAGCAGGGCGGCGAGGCGAGCATCGTGTCTGGCGGCGAGACGGACCGGAGCGAGGGCTGGTTCGTGAAGCCCACGCTGGTGCAGGTGACCAACCCGCGGCACCGCCTGATGATGGAGGAGATCTTCGCGCCGGTGGTGACGCTGTACGTGTACCCGGACGCGAAGTTCGAGGAGACGCTGCGCGAGTGCGACTCGTGCGCCACGTACGCGCTGACGGGCGCCGTCTTCGCGCGCGACCGCAAGGCCATCTCCACGGCGATGAGCACGCTGCGGCACGCGGCGGGCAACTTCTACGTCAACGACAAGCCCACCGGCGCCGTGGTGGGCCAGCAGCCCTTCGGCGGCTCGCGCGCCTCGGGCACCAACGACAAGGCGGGCTCCATGCTGAACCTGGTGCGGTGGACCTCTCCGCGCACCATCAAGGAGAACTTCGTCCCGCCCACCCGCGTCCCCTACCCGTTCATGAATTCGTAG
- a CDS encoding aldo/keto reductase: MADERMLPRFQPRRQLGRTGFQATVVGIGDLADRSVPRERCVATLHRAMDAGLNLIDTAPGYEDGYSEQIVGEALRGRREGMFVIDKVDFLDQPVAPQVEESLRRLQLEAVDLFVFHNVSVPATWERLAAPGGGMEELERCVRQGKARFRGISSHHPDVLRAALESGRCDVVMFPVGPFVHPRYVEEILPLAKSRGVGTVCFKTFGAGKLLVDTEGYGRPLQARPRGKVSSGGSDDTGAEPSLPHLGVEECVRYTLTLDPDVALLGMSFPNEQDAALHAAAAFQPLTSAQMADVRRRAVEAIEGKGAVWWNP, from the coding sequence ATGGCAGATGAACGAATGCTTCCCCGCTTCCAGCCCCGCCGGCAGCTCGGACGTACCGGCTTCCAGGCCACCGTGGTGGGCATCGGAGACCTGGCCGATCGCTCGGTCCCCCGGGAGCGGTGCGTGGCCACGCTGCACCGCGCCATGGATGCCGGGCTCAACCTCATCGACACCGCTCCCGGCTACGAGGACGGCTACAGCGAGCAGATCGTCGGCGAGGCCTTGAGGGGCCGGCGCGAGGGCATGTTCGTCATCGACAAGGTGGACTTCCTGGACCAGCCGGTGGCCCCACAGGTGGAGGAGAGCCTGCGCCGGCTCCAGCTGGAGGCGGTGGACCTGTTCGTCTTCCACAACGTCTCCGTGCCGGCCACCTGGGAGCGGCTCGCCGCGCCGGGCGGGGGCATGGAGGAACTGGAGCGCTGCGTGCGCCAGGGCAAGGCGCGCTTCCGAGGCATCTCCAGCCACCACCCGGACGTGCTGCGCGCGGCGCTCGAGTCCGGCCGCTGCGACGTGGTGATGTTCCCCGTGGGGCCCTTCGTCCATCCGCGCTACGTGGAGGAGATATTGCCGCTGGCGAAGTCCAGGGGCGTGGGCACGGTGTGCTTCAAGACCTTCGGGGCCGGCAAGCTGCTCGTGGACACCGAGGGGTATGGCCGGCCGCTCCAGGCTCGTCCGCGCGGCAAGGTGAGCTCGGGCGGCTCCGACGACACGGGGGCGGAGCCGTCGCTGCCGCACCTGGGGGTGGAGGAGTGTGTGCGCTACACGCTCACGTTGGACCCGGACGTGGCACTGCTGGGCATGAGCTTCCCCAATGAGCAGGACGCGGCGCTCCACGCCGCCGCGGCCTTCCAGCCCCTCACCTCCGCGCAGATGGCGGACGTGCGCCGGCGCGCGGTGGAGGCCATCGAGGGCAAGGGCGCCGTGTGGTGGAACCCCTGA
- a CDS encoding response regulator: MKVESVVKPRVLIVDDSWSMRQTLRLLLSPDFDCALAEDGFSALDQARQQPPDIIVSDVNMAGMDGYELSLRVRSEPPPLQLVPFVFISGMAPRPGMIQASDVYLVKPVQPAVLIARMHELLQPRHLAVAQGQG; encoded by the coding sequence GTGAAGGTGGAGAGCGTCGTGAAACCCAGGGTGCTGATCGTGGATGACTCGTGGTCCATGCGCCAGACGCTGCGGCTGTTGCTCTCCCCGGACTTCGACTGCGCCCTGGCCGAGGATGGATTCTCCGCGCTCGATCAGGCCCGTCAGCAACCGCCCGACATCATCGTGTCGGACGTGAACATGGCGGGCATGGACGGGTACGAGCTGTCCCTCCGGGTGCGCTCCGAGCCGCCTCCGCTCCAGCTGGTGCCCTTCGTCTTCATCAGCGGCATGGCGCCCCGGCCCGGCATGATCCAGGCCTCGGACGTCTACCTCGTCAAGCCGGTACAGCCCGCCGTCCTCATCGCGCGGATGCACGAGCTGCTTCAGCCCCGGCACCTCGCCGTGGCCCAGGGCCAGGGCTGA
- a CDS encoding thioredoxin family protein produces the protein MAVVSLNSRSFGPVLARPGILLIGWWAKWCAPCCFIAPDVARVAEHHPDITFAMVDVDAEPELAEVLGVQTMPALMVFRDGFLLLNHVGPVPEPMLEDLVRQARALDMDGVRLEVAEYRASNARMRIGPHGV, from the coding sequence ATGGCGGTGGTATCCCTGAACAGCAGGAGCTTCGGACCGGTGCTGGCGAGGCCCGGCATCCTGCTCATCGGCTGGTGGGCCAAGTGGTGCGCGCCCTGCTGCTTCATCGCTCCAGATGTGGCGCGGGTGGCCGAGCACCACCCGGACATCACCTTCGCGATGGTGGACGTGGACGCGGAGCCGGAGCTGGCGGAGGTGCTCGGCGTCCAGACGATGCCCGCGCTGATGGTGTTCCGCGATGGCTTCCTGTTGCTCAACCACGTGGGGCCCGTGCCGGAGCCGATGTTGGAGGACCTCGTCCGGCAGGCCCGAGCGCTGGACATGGACGGCGTGCGGCTCGAGGTAGCGGAGTACCGCGCCAGCAACGCGCGCATGAGGATCGGCCCGCACGGGGTGTGA
- a CDS encoding S1 family peptidase produces the protein MRARRLSGLAGVLAMVTLAACGSAKKQEDTAPDFRAVKDATVTLFPGHCAGVVVADGRHALTAAHCIDVAPGERQPVVLRNGHLLSGVVKIVDPVRDLAVIRFDEQAPVPPLAVATSLPVPGEGLLFAGRNDRPGEPQEVELKRLGRCPSLPGVPQALFTSLHGEKGDSGAPVVDHRLQVVGLVHGGAACSVAAPTAEIASLVETLVAEMARPESLQGVGGSGGAGQ, from the coding sequence ATGCGCGCGAGGAGACTTTCGGGTCTGGCCGGTGTCCTGGCAATGGTGACGCTGGCGGCCTGCGGCTCGGCGAAGAAGCAGGAGGACACTGCGCCGGACTTCCGGGCCGTGAAGGACGCCACGGTGACGCTCTTCCCCGGGCATTGCGCCGGCGTGGTCGTCGCCGACGGGCGCCACGCCCTCACCGCCGCGCACTGCATCGACGTCGCTCCCGGCGAGCGCCAGCCCGTGGTGCTGCGCAATGGGCATCTGCTGAGCGGTGTCGTGAAGATCGTCGATCCCGTGCGAGACCTCGCCGTCATCCGCTTCGACGAGCAGGCCCCGGTGCCTCCGCTGGCCGTGGCCACCTCGCTGCCCGTGCCGGGCGAGGGACTCCTCTTCGCCGGCCGCAACGACCGTCCGGGCGAACCCCAGGAGGTGGAGCTGAAGCGGCTCGGGCGCTGCCCCTCCCTGCCCGGCGTGCCCCAGGCGCTCTTCACCAGCCTGCACGGGGAGAAGGGTGACTCCGGCGCGCCCGTGGTGGACCACCGCCTCCAGGTGGTGGGCCTGGTGCACGGAGGCGCGGCATGCAGCGTCGCGGCTCCCACCGCGGAGATCGCCTCGCTGGTGGAAACGCTCGTCGCGGAGATGGCCCGGCCCGAGTCCCTGCAAGGAGTCGGCGGCAGCGGAGGCGCCGGCCAGTAG
- a CDS encoding NAD-dependent epimerase/dehydratase family protein translates to MELKGKVALVTGANGFVGSFIVRRLVEEGLRVRALVRRPEADAEVRALGAEPVRGDPADARSAREAAVGAQVVVHCAATGSDDMAEAMRVNAEGTEAMLEAARAAGCERFVHISTVAVYDMARVDTIDEGAPLVKEGRAYSVSKAEGDRRVLAAIGRGLPAVILRPPCILGVHPTSTWGNKVPRAIVAGQFALPMGGEGHLFYVHVRNLAEAVVQCLRSEAAVGQVFDIADGETTWGRYAAHFRSEPLPAVPESQVPSFLSFRGHFPAEKIRRVLGYTPRYSFEEVMRETQQALGS, encoded by the coding sequence ATGGAGCTGAAAGGGAAGGTGGCGCTCGTGACGGGCGCCAACGGGTTCGTGGGCTCTTTCATCGTGCGGCGTCTGGTGGAGGAGGGCCTGCGGGTGCGGGCCCTGGTGCGGCGTCCCGAGGCCGACGCGGAAGTGCGGGCCCTGGGCGCGGAGCCGGTGCGGGGAGATCCGGCGGACGCGCGGTCCGCGCGGGAGGCCGCCGTGGGAGCACAGGTGGTGGTGCACTGCGCGGCCACGGGGTCCGATGACATGGCCGAGGCGATGCGGGTCAACGCGGAGGGCACCGAGGCGATGCTGGAGGCCGCGCGGGCCGCGGGCTGCGAGCGCTTCGTGCACATCTCCACCGTGGCCGTGTACGACATGGCCAGGGTCGATACGATCGACGAGGGCGCTCCGCTGGTGAAGGAGGGCCGGGCGTACTCGGTGAGCAAGGCCGAGGGAGACCGGCGGGTGCTCGCGGCCATCGGGCGGGGCCTGCCGGCCGTCATCCTCCGCCCGCCGTGCATCCTGGGCGTGCACCCCACGTCCACCTGGGGCAACAAGGTGCCGCGCGCCATCGTCGCCGGGCAGTTCGCACTGCCGATGGGGGGCGAGGGCCACCTCTTCTACGTCCACGTGCGCAACCTGGCCGAGGCCGTCGTCCAGTGCCTGCGCTCGGAGGCTGCCGTGGGGCAGGTGTTCGACATCGCCGATGGGGAGACCACCTGGGGCCGCTACGCCGCGCACTTCCGCTCCGAGCCGCTTCCCGCGGTTCCGGAGTCGCAGGTCCCGAGCTTCCTGAGCTTCCGCGGGCACTTCCCAGCGGAGAAGATCCGGCGCGTGCTGGGCTACACGCCCCGGTACTCCTTCGAGGAGGTCATGCGCGAGACACAGCAGGCGCTCGGCTCATGA